From Debaryomyces hansenii CBS767 chromosome C complete sequence, a single genomic window includes:
- a CDS encoding DEHA2C15004p (highly similar to uniprot|P06633 Saccharomyces cerevisiae YOR202W HIS3) yields the protein MAKTATIKRDTNETKIQIAISLEGGHIALEESIFKNSANETKDDSHATQATSTQVIQVQTGIGFLDHMLHALAKHSGWSLIIECIGDIHIDDHHTAEDVGITLGLAFHKALGQVKGVKRFGCGFAPLDEALSRAVVDLSNRPYAVIELGLKREKIGDLSCEMIPHVMESFAQGAAITIHVDCIRGFNDHHRAESAFKALAVAIKEATSSNGTDDVPSTKGVLF from the coding sequence ATGGCTAAGACTGCAACGATTAAAAGAGACACTAATGAGACAAAGATCCAAATTGCAATTTCTTTGGAAGGAGGTCATATAGCGTTGGAGGAGtctattttcaagaattcgGCCAATGAGACTAAAGATGATAGTCATGCGACCCAGGCCACCTCTACACAAGTGATTCAGGTCCAAACTGGAATAGGGTTCTTAGATCATATGTTACATGCATTGGCCAAGCATTCTGGGTGGTCATTGATTATAGAATGTATCGGAGACATCCATATCGACGACCACCATACAGCTGAAGATGTTGGTATCACACTAGGCCTTGCATTTCACAAGGCACTCGGACAGGTGAAAGGTGTCAAGAGATTTGGATGTGGTTTCGCTCCATTGGACGAAGCATTAAGTAGGGCTGTTGTTGATTTGTCCAATAGACCATATGCAGTGATTGAGTTGGGATTAAAGAGAGAGAAGATAGGCGATTTGTCGTGCGAGATGATTCCACATGTAATGGAAAGTTTTGCCCAAGGTGCTGCTATCACTATCCATGTCGACTGTATAAGGGGATTCAATGATCATCACAGAGCTGAAAGTGCGTTTAAGGCATTGGCAGTGGCTATTAAGGAAGCTACTTCTAGCAATGGCACCGATGACGTTCCAAGTACTAAGGGTGTTTTATTTTAA
- a CDS encoding DEHA2C14916p (similar to uniprot|P53839 Saccharomyces cerevisiae YNL274C) produces the protein MPKPLVVHLEPVRYSHHLWIELEEIAEIELVGDYSREEFIKDLHGKYANVVAIGRGYLTGQKVGMFDEELISHFPSSLKYIAHQGTGYDQIDVDELNKRGIQLSNCPDIVTKSTADMNIFLMLGAMRNFEAGRRNLIAGKWPAGGLGAGVEAGWAPSRKVLGIIGMGNIGRAVRDRAVSFGFEKIVYYSRSKLTPELEKDCEYVASLEELVAASDVLSINCPLNKSTYHLINDSLISKMKDGVIIVNTARGAVIDEQDMIKHLKTGKIGAAGLDVFENEPVPRKDLLDLPNVMALPHMGTHTVQAFSDFENWTIENIRSGLSTGKVRTIVQEQQNTTFN, from the coding sequence ATGCCGAAGCCATTGGTTGTCCATTTGGAGCCAGTTAGATATAGCCATCATTTATGGATagaacttgaagaaattgctgAGATAGAGCTTGTTGGTGACTATTCAAGGgaagaatttatcaaagatcTTCATGGCAAGTACGCCAATGTTGTCGCCATTGGAAGAGGATACCTTACAGGACAAAAAGTTGGGATGTTCGACGAAGAATTAATATCTCATTTTCCATCCtcgttgaaatatattgcACATCAGGGCACAGGATATGATCAAATAGATGTTGACGAGTTAAATAAACGTGGCATTCAGTTATCGAATTGTCCAGATATTGTGACTAAATCTACAGCAGacatgaatatatttcttatgCTTGGGGCAATGAGAAACTTTGAAGCCGGAAGGCGAAATCTCATCGCCGGTAAGTGGCCAGCTGGTGGTCTTGGTGCAGGTGTTGAAGCAGGATGGGCCCCTTCAAGAAAAGTTTTGGGGATTATAGGTATGGGAAACATCGGTCGCGCCGTCAGAGATAGGGCAGTATCATTTGGGTTTGAAAAAATCGTTTACTACAGTAGATCCAAGCTAACACCGGAATTAGAAAAAGATTGTGAATATGTTGCATCGCTCGAAGAATTGGTCGCTGCTTCTGATGTCCTTTCTATCAACTGCCCGTTGAATAAATCTACATACCACTTGATAAATGATTCGTTAATCTCCAAAATGAAAGATGGTGTGATAATAGTGAATACAGCTAGAGGTGCTGTTATCGATGAGCAGGACATGATCAAGCACTTGAAGACTGGTAAAATCGGTGCAGCTGGCTTGGATGtgtttgaaaatgaacCTGTACCTCGGAAGGATCTATTAGACTTGCCAAACGTCATGGCATTACCTCACATGGGCACCCATACAGTGCAAGCCTTCTCTGATTTCGAGAACTGgacaattgaaaatattcgCTCTGGATTATCAACCGGTAAAGTTCGTACAATTGTGCAAGAGCAGCAGAATACTACTTTTAATTAG
- a CDS encoding DEHA2C14938p (similar to uniprot|P32793 Saccharomyces cerevisiae YHR016C YSC84 SH3 domain or uniprot|P43603 Saccharomyces cerevisiae YFR024ca LSB3 Protein containing a C-terminal SH3 domain) has translation MGLNNPIPRSLKSESKKAAKVLASFVKPNQFAGADQVIPPNVLKNAKGLAIITVLKAGFLFSGRAGSGVIVARLPDGSWSAPSAIVTAGAGVGGQIGAEITDFVFILNNKAAVDSFAQMGSITLGANVSVAAGPLGRNAEGAGTASLKSASAVFAYSKTKGLFAGVSLEGSAIVERREANRKFYGNKCKARTILAGNVEPPPACDTLMRVLDSKAFNNRLPYDEDEFYNDDYYDDIPDEFSDTTSASGSRRGVGVGRSRRYSDDYGHSDDDYSDEDDSYRRSGSGGGRNRQSSNSNGRRSAWEDDIYDSTGSSRRRNNSDVDNLNSAFSNSRLTGSGPSRPPTSSKPNFGGATKTNANQAIALYTFKGEQNGDLPFKKGDVIDIVKKSETSNDWWTGRNNGAVGIFPANYVELI, from the exons ATGGGACTTAATAATCCAATACCAAGAAGTTTGAAAAGTGAATCAAA GAAAGCTGCTAAAGTCCTTGCTTCATTTGTAAAGCCTAATCAATTTGCTGGGGCAGACCAAGTCATTCCCCCAAACgttttgaaaaatgctAAAGGATTGGCAATTATTACTGTATTGAAAGCAGGATTCTTGTTTTCTGGTAGAGCTGGTTCTGGTGTTATAGTTGCCAGGCTTCCAGATGGTAGTTGGTCGGCGCCATCAGCGATTGTCACAGCCGGAGCTGGGGTTGGGGGACAAATTGGTGCCGAGATCACTGATTTTGTCttcattttaaataataaggCTGCTGTCGACTCGTTTGCCCAAATGGGATCAATTACATTAGGGGCTAACGTTTCAGTGGCTGCCGGTCCATTGGGAAGAAATGCCGAAGGTGCAGGTACTGCTTCGTTAAAAAGTGCCTCAGCTGTATTCGCATATTCCAAAACCAAGGGTTTGTTTGCAGGTGTATCGTTGGAAGGTTCTGCGATTGTTGAGAGAAGAGAGGCGaatagaaaattttatgGTAATAAATGTAAGGCCAGAACTATTTTGGCGGGCAATGTTGAACCACCACCAGCATGTGACACATTGATGAGAGTCTTAGATTCTAAGGCTTTCAACAACAGATTGCCatatgatgaagatgaattttaCAACGATGATTACTATGATGATATTCCAGATGAATTCTCTGACACTACGTCGGCCTCAGGATCAAGAAGAGGTGTTGGGGTTGGACGTTCAAGAAGATATTCAGATGACTACGGACATTCCGATGATGATTATTCTGATGAGGACGATAGTTATAGAAGAAGTGGTTCTGGTGGGGGGCGTAACAGACAACTGTCGAATAGCAATGGTAGACGCTCGGCATGGGAAGATGACATTTATGATTCCACAGGTTCAAGCAGAAGACGAAATAACAGTGATGTAGACAACCTAAATTCGGCGTTCAGTAACTCTCGTCTAACAGGTAGTGGTCCTTCAAGGCCTCCAACATCTAGTAAACCAAATTTTGGGGGAGCTACAAAGACGAATGCCAATCAAGCAATTGCCTTATATACATTTAAAGGAGAACAAAATGGTGACTTACCATTTAAAAAAGGTGATGTTATTGACATTGTTAAGAAGTCAGAAACGTCTAATGATTGGTGGACTGGAAGAAACAATGGTGCTGTTGGTATATTTCCTGCTAATTACgttgaattaatttag
- a CDS encoding DEHA2C15026p (similar to uniprot|P38692 Saccharomyces cerevisiae YHR102W KIC1): MGVISKTSFERTEVIGRGKFGVVYKGYNKQTKQVVAIKVLNLDTEEDEVIDVQQEIQFLTELKNVPNVTHYYGSFLNDTRLWIVMDYCAGGSLRTLLKCGVFEEKYIGVIMRELLIALQAVHKLGFIHRDLKAANVLITKEGNVRLCDFGVATQITSNALKRTTMAGTPYWMAPEVIREGDTYNAKADIWSLGITIYEIATGNPPYCDKDAMWAMQMISKSTPPRLEGREYSSALKETIALCLDENPEERPSAEDLLKCKFIKFYKGHPTVVLKEVITRYLLWRDRDSSRDSVAYMNLEENMMPTHRRSSENNEIENDQQLQVKWDFDSLSSRDYIIENDIDMEQVEENYQDSYAYNEEDAANETYQTQSTLQMGNTMNNTRSKFGMNTLNNESNFSSDRNKATGSATNSEIPKSLLNLFQEASPEMSAVPSTIGGQGFELPPSFTPSDQRLESPTIEIPDMDNYGGYADKSTTTNTGQPSLNKPPTLYHSQSASGNLETRFSTSASANRQRKLTISNTFGSNSSASHQPPRTPSSTTSSNMKTPSPKPVPTTTLLNAASMANTSSPSKSMKALQSNSNPLLQPINFKLTNESNGSSANGASNLGPTNNNINTTNNTTNGNGNSNLGPSQSMNGNTNTSDTNINQSSSSHLQNAATAKPKRPRPGFHIQMPTPSNSINTLSALTHDFDPHNGNQLSQGENVNQFGINPSQIGNLPLTMTPVTEKENLIYPGTGSENTTDSEATNTSSNPRHHPVSLKKANTSSVVPTSNLPTTSNPSTINSFLPRTTSLSGSNVSREKSSQSFPHIPTINGEFFLDTTPKYKLVSELDAMIKLFNQGLETLENDI, encoded by the coding sequence ATGGGAGTTATCTCAAAGACTTCGTTTGAACGCACAGAGGTCATTGGTCGAGGGAAATTTGGAGTTGTTTATAAAGGCTATAACAAACAAACGAAGCAGGTAGTTGCCATAAAAGTATTAAATTTGGATACAGAGGAGGATGAAGTTATAGATGTGCAACAAGAGATACAGTTTTTGacagaattgaagaatgtGCCTAATGTGACGCATTACTACGGATCATTTTTAAACGATACAAGATTATGGATTGTGATGGACTATTGTGCTGGTGGTAGTCTTCGTACGTTGCTTAAATGTGGCgtttttgaagaaaagtACATTGGTGTGATAATGagagaattattgattgcATTACAAGCGGTTCATAAGTTAGGGTTTATACATAGAGATCTAAAAGCGGCAAATGTGTTGATTACTAAAGAAGGGAATGTCCGTCTATGTGACTTCGGAGTAGCCACACAAATCACATCGAATGCATTGAAACGTACGACTATGGCTGGGACACCATATTGGATGGCACCGGAAGTCATTCGTGAAGGGGACACCTATAATGCGAAAGCCGATATTTGGTCATTGGGGATAACTATATATGAGATTGCCACGGGAAACCCTCCTTATTGTGACAAAGACGCCATGTGGGCAATGCAAATGATATCAAAACTGACACCTCCAAGATTGGAAGGCCGGGAGTATTCATCTGCGTTGAAAGAGACTATTGCATTATGTTTAGATGAGAATCCCGAGGAGAGACCAAGCGCAGAggatttattgaaatgtaaatttattaaattctaTAAAGGTCACCCAACCGTTGTACTAAAGGAAGTGATCACAAGATATTTATTATGGAGAGATAGAGATTCTTCTAGAGATTCAGTGGCTTATATGAACTTGGAGGAAAATATGATGCCAACTCATCGCCGTAGTAGCGAAAATAACGAAATTGAGAACGATCAGCAGCTTCAAGTTAAGTGGGATTTTGACTCTTTAAGTAGTCgtgattatattattgaaaatgatattgatatggAACAGGTTGAAGAAAACTATCAAGATTCGTACGCATacaatgaagaagatgcaGCGAACGAGACCTATCAGACACAATCTACATTGCAGATGGGAAATACAATGAATAACACTAGATCGAAATTTGGGATGAAtactttgaataatgaatcaaatttttctagCGATAGAAATAAGGCAACAGGGAGTGCAACCAACTCAGAAATTCCTAAATCTCTCCTAAACTTGTTTCAAGAAGCGTCTCCGGAGATGAGTGCCGTCCCCAGCACAATCGGTGGTCAAGGATTTGAATTACCCCCATCGTTTACTCCAAGTGACCAACGGTTAGAGTCACCAACAATCGAGATTCCAGATATGGATAACTATGGTGGATACGCGGATAAATCTACCACCACCAATACTGGACAGCCTTCTCTTAATAAACCACCTACTTTATATCATTCGCAATCGGCTTCCGGTAATTTAGAAACCAGATTTTCGACCTCAGCATCTGCCAATAGACAAAGAAAGCTCACTATATCAAATACATTTGGAAGTAATTCAAGTGCATCACATCAGCCTCCTCGTACACCTTCATCAACTACATCTTCGAACATGAAAACACCATCTCCAAAACCAGTTCCCACAACTACTCTTCTTAATGCTGCCAGTATGGCGAATACTTCGTCCCCGTCTAAATCAATGAAGGCTCTACAATCCAATTCAAATCCTTTACTTCAGCCTATAAACTTTAAATTGACAAATGAATCTAATGGCTCAAGTGCCAATGGTGCATCGAACCTTGGTCCGACTAACAATAACATCAATACTACAAACAATACCACCAACGGTAATGGGAATTCAAATCTAGGACCTTCACAAAGCATGAACGGCAATACGAATACTAGTGATACTAATATCAACCAACTGTCGTCTTCACATCTCCAAAATGCTGCAACTGCAAAACCAAAGAGACCAAGACCTGGatttcatattcaaatgCCAACCCCATCTAATTCTATCAACACACTTTCAGCATTGACCCATGACTTTGATCCGCACAACGGTAATCAACTCTCACAGGGCGAAAATGTGAATCAATTTGGTATTAATCCATCGCAGATTGGTAACTTGCCTTTAACTATGACCCCGGTAACGGAGAAGGAAAATCTTATCTACCCTGGAACTGGATCAGAAAATACAACTGATTCTGAGGCTACTAACACATCAAGTAATCCAAGACATCATCCCGTTCTGTTGAAGAAAGCTAATACTTCATCAGTAGTCCCTACATCAAACCTTCCTACAACCAGTAACCCTTCTACAATCAACTCGTTTTTGCCTAGAACTACTTCCTTAAGTGGCTCAAATGTGAGTAGAGAAAAGTCATCTCAAAGCTTCCCACATATTCCAACTATCAATGGGGAATTTTTCCTCGACACAACACCTAAATACAAGTTGGTGAGTGAGCTAGATGCAAtgattaaattatttaatcaAGGGTTAGAAACgttagaaaatgatatttaA
- a CDS encoding DEHA2C14960p (similar to CA1159|IPF13423 Candida albicans), translating into MVDYHLVILVHGLWGTCSHMDYLESQIKQIKSLNKDENIITYKTISHGGFLTYDGIDVNGKRIANEITAETDKLTSNGNGVKKFSILGYSLGGLISRYAIGVLYYEGYFEKVLPVNFITFCTPHVGAIKPYRSFSAKMFNGFSSYFLAHSGAQMFLKDKQPVKSEYGGNNDLNLPLLVWMAEPSSTFYIALSKFKHRMVYANAIGDKRAGFFTAAIATMDPFSSMVDRNVSAYDFEYVKGYEPTVIDFTKPISFSRIDETNTTPVYPIWSIIVKWVKLLVGIILVTPLWGLWFLYKTISERIKLNKRVSSFFNETSLLYLYSYPDHIFDDITSEDETPQPKNEKSELELNDKDGPHESFIYSLEKELGEQVRDQTDIFVDSIFDAANSQSYEEYEYSISSRKRKRRNKDKPAPKSDNEFSSTINEMENLNDSSDPLLSQSKLVTLKGKKIDDFRLKLSSNELYIIQKLNKLDWEKYPVIIRKTALTHSAAIVRQDEPAFEEGKTVVRHFVEQAFKLE; encoded by the exons ATGGTAGATTATCATCTAGTAATATTGGTGCATGG TTTATGGGGTACATGTTCACATATGGATTACCTTGAATCAcaaatcaaacaaattaaatcgttaaataaggatgaaaatattattacatACAAGACTATTTCACACGGAGGGTTTTTAACATACGACGGAATAGATGTCAACGGAAAAAGGATTGCGAATGAAATAACTGCAGAGACAGATAAGCTCACGAGTAACGGAAATGGAGTTAAAAAATTCTCTATACTAGGATATTCTTTGGGAGGGTTGATATCTCGGTATGCGATCGGAGTTTTATATTACGAAGGGTATTTTGAGAAAGTGTTGCCGGTGAATTTCATTACTTTTTGCACACCACATGTTGGGGCCATCAAGCCATATCGTTCATTTCTGGCAAAAATGTTCAATGGTTTTCTGTCTTACTTTCTTGCCCATAGTGGGGCCCAGATGTTTTTGAAGGATAAGCAACCCGTTAAGTCGGAGTATGGGGGAAATAATGATCTTAATTTACCTCTTTTAGTTTGGATGGCGGAACCTTCGTCTACTTTTTACATCGCTTTATCAAAGTTCAAGCATAGAATGGTTTACGCAAATGCTATTGGTGATAAGCGGGCCGGGTTTTTTACCGCAGCAATAGCGACTATGGACCCCTTCAGTTCCATGGTTGATCGGAACGTAAGTGCGTACGACTTTGAATATGTGAAAGGATACGAACCAACCGTTATAGATTTCACTAAGCCTATTTCGTTTTCTAGAATAGATGAAACGAATACAACGCCAGTCTACCCTATATGGTCGATAATAGTGAAATGGGTAAAGCTCTTGGTGGGTATTATCTTGGTCACACCACTTTGGGGCTTGTGGTTTTTATACAAAACCATTTCCgaaagaataaaattgaataaaagaGTTTCGCTGTTCTTCAATGAAAcatctttattatatttgtataGTTATCCGGATCATATTTTTGACGATATTACTTCAGAAGATGAAACTCCTCAGCCTAAAAATGAGAAATCCGAGCTTGAACTAAACGATAAAGATGGACCTCATGAATCCTTCATTTATTCGctagaaaaagaattgggTGAACAAGTCAGAGATCAAACTGACATTTTTGTCGattctatatttgatgCAGCTAATAGCCAAAGCTATGAAGAGTATGAGTATAGTATTTCAAGTCgaaagagaaaaagaagaaacaaagatAAGCCCGCACCAAAGTCGGATAATGAGTTTTCTTCGACAATTAACGAAATGGAGAATCTTAATGATTCATCTGATCCATTATTGTCACAATCTAAGCTTGTTACCTTAAAAGGTAAAAAGATTGATGACTTCagattaaaattatcaagcAACGagttatatattattcagAAGCTAAATAAGCTTGATTGGGAGAAATATCCTGTCATAATCAGAAAGACTGCGCTAACTCATTCAGCAGCTATAGTAAGACAAGATGAGCCTGCTTTTGAAGAGGGGAAAACTGTTGTTAGACATTTCGTAGAACAAGCTTTCAAGTTAgaatag
- a CDS encoding mitochondrial rRNA methyltransferase (similar to uniprot|P25270 Saccharomyces cerevisiae YOR201C MRM1 Ribose methyltransferase) produces the protein MLKTPIRRFSVISNVLNKNESNIKPVFKSHYSNEGAKHFDKNFPKQVKRKPWDDGEQTKDEFYMKKYGSISEKEREFLNQKVDRQRRARKERKDADRQYRKHEKEERFSRFGGNRDFRQAFKNPLSEYVYGTFPVMAALMANKRGSFNKLITHNPKESSGEIFKLAKRYGLRIDRKDSKNDLNVLSDNGVHNGIVLETKPLELPIISTLGECDPELGTYKVSIVNDLYNTEVQKSEPVVRNFSDESSSKYPLGIYLDGITDPQNIGAIVRSAYYLGADFIVVPDHETARLGPVANKASAGSLDLTSIYQTVDSLRFVESVKNNGWNVITTSAKPNHDELHDLKSKHEKVEEHLKNKFIEVDELSSMMAQSPILLIMGSEGAGVRTNLKLKSDYLVGLDKGRRLGVDIVDSLNVSVACGLLISKCFE, from the coding sequence ATGCTCAAGACCCCGATTAGACGGTTCTCTGTCATATCCAATGTGttgaataaaaatgaatcaaatatcAAACCTGTTTTCAAATCCCATTATCTGAATGAAGGTGCTAAACACTTTGACAAAAATTTTCCTAAGCAAGTAAAACGTAAACCTTGGGATGATGGAGAACAGACAAAGGACGAATTCtatatgaagaaatatgGTTCAATAAGTGAAAAGGAGAGAGAGTTTTTAAATCAGAAAGTTGATAGACAAAGGAGGGccagaaaagaaagaaaggaTGCAGATAGGCAATATAGAAAGcatgaaaaagaagaacgCTTTTCTCGATTTGGAGGTAATCGTGATTTTAGACAAGCATTCAAAAACCCCTTAAGTGAATATGTTTATGGTACCTTCCCTGTAATGGCCGCTTTAATGGCAAATAAAAGAGGCCtgttcaataaattaataacgCATAATCCAAAAGAATCAAGTGgagaaattttcaagttaGCAAAAAGATATGGTTTAAGAATAGATAGAAAGGATAGCAAAAATGACTTAAATGTATTGTCCGACAATGGAGTACATAATGGAATTGTATTAGAAACAAAACCACTTGAGCTTCCAATCATATCTACTTTGGGCGAATGTGACCCAGAACTAGGAACTTACAAGGTCTCAATAGTAAACGATTTATATAACACCGAAGTGCAGAAACTGGAACCGGTTGTCCGTAACTTTTCAGATGAATCTAGCTCTAAATACCCGTTAGGAATCTATCTCGATGGTATTACGGACCCACAAAATATAGGTGCTATTGTTAGATCGGCTTATTATTTGGGGGCGGATTTCATAGTGGTTCCAGATCATGAAACGGCAAGGTTAGGGCCTGTTGCAAATAAAGCATCTGCCGGTTCTCTTGATTTAACTAGCATTTACCAAACTGTTGATAGTTTACGTTTCGTTGAAAGTGTCAAGAACAATGGATGGAACGTAATCACCACCAGTGCTAAACCAAACCACGATGAATTGCACGATTTAAAGCTGAAACATGAAAAGGTAGAGGaacatttgaagaataaatttatcGAAGTCGACGAGTTATCATCCATGATGGCCCAGTCTCCGATATTGCTTATCATGGGAAGCGAAGGTGCGGGTGTAAGAACTAATTTGAAACTAAAGTCTGATTATCTTGTTGGTTTGGACAAAGGTAGAAGACTCGGTGTCGACATAGTTGATTCGTTAAATGTCAGTGTTGCATGTGGTTTGTTGATAAGCAAATGCTTCGAATAA